Proteins encoded together in one Pseudomonadota bacterium window:
- the add gene encoding adenosine deaminase, whose amino-acid sequence MHFDDIANAPVQLDRDFFHRLPKVDLHVHLDGSMRLETILDLARKDGIDLGVSDLEGLRAVLKPGFKHASLVDYLKGFDITLKVLQTDQALYRATYELAEDAAKENIEYLEVRYSPILHTRRKLSLAAILESVLAGLRDANKAFGIQSGVIVCGMRNISPQVSLRLAELAVAFKNRGVVGFDLAGAEYDHPARDHLPAFSLILSNNINVTIHAGEAYGPESIHQALHYCGAHRVGHGTRLREDGDLLNYVNDHRIPLEICLSSNVQTGTVESLEEHPFRFYHDLGLRVTLNTDNRMITDTTMTEEYWLAYTRYDLLPQDILDLVMAGVKSAFIPYEYKRDLIRRTKDKVRDMIVAEAIAQGIGPGKANGR is encoded by the coding sequence ATGCACTTCGACGACATTGCCAACGCACCGGTCCAGCTCGATCGCGACTTCTTCCACCGCCTGCCGAAGGTGGATCTGCACGTCCACCTCGACGGATCGATGCGGCTCGAGACGATCCTCGATCTCGCGCGGAAGGACGGCATCGACCTCGGCGTGAGCGACCTCGAGGGGCTGCGCGCCGTCCTGAAGCCCGGCTTCAAGCACGCCTCGCTCGTCGACTACCTCAAGGGCTTCGACATCACGCTCAAGGTCCTGCAGACGGACCAGGCGCTCTACCGCGCGACCTATGAGCTCGCCGAGGACGCGGCGAAGGAGAACATCGAGTACCTGGAGGTGCGCTACTCGCCGATCCTCCACACGCGCAGGAAGCTGTCGCTCGCCGCGATCCTCGAGTCCGTCCTCGCGGGCCTGCGCGACGCCAACAAGGCGTTCGGGATCCAGAGCGGCGTGATCGTCTGCGGCATGCGGAACATCTCGCCCCAGGTGAGCCTGCGCCTCGCGGAGCTCGCGGTGGCGTTCAAGAACCGCGGCGTGGTCGGCTTCGATCTCGCGGGCGCCGAGTACGACCACCCGGCGCGGGATCACCTCCCGGCGTTCTCGCTCATCCTGTCCAACAACATCAACGTGACGATCCACGCGGGCGAGGCGTACGGCCCGGAGAGCATCCACCAGGCGCTCCACTACTGCGGCGCCCACCGCGTGGGGCACGGCACCAGGCTGCGGGAGGACGGCGATCTGCTGAACTACGTCAACGATCACCGGATCCCGCTCGAGATCTGCCTGTCGAGCAACGTGCAGACGGGGACGGTCGAGAGCCTCGAGGAGCACCCGTTCCGCTTCTACCACGACCTCGGGCTGCGCGTGACGCTGAACACCGACAACCGGATGATCACCGACACGACGATGACCGAGGAGTACTGGCTCGCGTACACGCGCTACGATCTGCTGCCGCAGGACATCCTCGATCTCGTCATGGCCGGCGTGAAGTCGGCGTTCATCCCGTACGAGTACAAGCGCGATCTCATCCGCAGGACCAAGGACAAGGTCCGCGACATGATCGTCGCGGAGGCGATCG
- a CDS encoding ZIP family metal transporter: MNSVTSWFQTTGIHPVVMALIATGFTWAVTALGAATVFFFKEVNRRLLDTMLGFAAGVMIAASFWSLLAPSIDMADEMGGVKWIPPLIGFLAGGGFLYLADRLLPHLHPGLPDSSAEGPKTSLHRSILLVLAITLHNIPEGLAVGVAFGAAAYGMESASIAGAVALAIGIGLQNFPEGAAVSVPLRREGFSRKRAFLYGQASGIVEPVAGALGAFAVLSMRPILPYALSFAAGAMIYVVVEELIPEAESNGETDLPTIGALVGFAVMMTLDVALG; the protein is encoded by the coding sequence ATGAATTCCGTCACGAGCTGGTTCCAGACAACGGGGATCCACCCGGTCGTCATGGCGCTCATCGCGACCGGATTCACGTGGGCCGTGACCGCCCTCGGCGCGGCGACGGTCTTCTTCTTCAAGGAGGTGAACCGCAGGCTCCTCGACACCATGCTCGGCTTCGCGGCCGGGGTGATGATCGCCGCGAGCTTCTGGTCGCTCCTCGCGCCGTCCATCGACATGGCCGATGAGATGGGCGGCGTCAAATGGATCCCTCCTCTGATAGGCTTCCTCGCCGGCGGCGGCTTCCTGTACCTCGCCGATCGCCTGCTCCCGCACCTGCACCCCGGCCTGCCGGACAGCTCGGCCGAGGGCCCCAAGACCTCGCTGCACCGCAGCATCCTCCTCGTGCTCGCCATCACGCTCCACAACATCCCGGAGGGGCTCGCCGTGGGCGTCGCCTTCGGCGCGGCGGCCTACGGCATGGAGTCGGCGTCGATCGCCGGCGCCGTGGCGCTCGCCATCGGCATCGGGCTCCAGAACTTCCCGGAGGGCGCGGCGGTCTCGGTGCCGCTGCGGCGGGAGGGGTTCTCGCGCAAGAGGGCGTTCCTGTACGGGCAGGCCTCGGGGATCGTCGAGCCCGTCGCCGGCGCCCTCGGCGCGTTCGCGGTGCTGTCCATGCGGCCGATCCTGCCGTACGCGCTCTCGTTCGCGGCGGGCGCGATGATCTACGTGGTGGTGGAGGAGCTCATCCCCGAGGCCGAGTCGAACGGCGAGACCGATCTCCCGACCATCGGCGCGCTCGTCGGCTTCGCGGTGATGATGACGCTGGACGTCGCGCTCGGGTGA